A stretch of Castanea sativa cultivar Marrone di Chiusa Pesio chromosome 2, ASM4071231v1 DNA encodes these proteins:
- the LOC142625838 gene encoding putative RNA helicase SDE3 yields the protein MGDFGGKWDEEFSTVGDKGEIGFLDFGDDQSVCSYNPDQEGSVVISVPFPMSGGNPQSIVVRETAAESITIKNTTSEPVTLWSVSIFASTPENSFKLSLMKPPSGNETSRGYVDFFTLEDRMIQPRETLTVWISCKPKAIGLHTSVMYFDVESTRIERVVFLMCDDNISQSLASRRPYSRDRRKKQFGTDGTFVMGVRPPKKTDKVFKNRLPRYDIPREVRELLEKKQIPNAVEEGLSIKNYTDFFKNLVFMEEIQLEEDMRGHDMECVTMRKRGAHFLSLEVPGLAERRPSLVRGDDIFARLASEDENETTSYQGFIHRVEADEVYLKFAQDFHSWHRDGNLYNIRFKYNRVNMRRLYQAIEAAAKLEIEFLLPSEAPNMRLIETTPLVPISCHLNPEQMHAVEMILGCKGAPPYVIHGPPGTGKTMTIVEAILQLYRTRKNARILVCAPSNSAADHILEKLLSEKAVKVQDNEIFRLNAPTRNYEDITPNIIRFCFFDEHIFKCPPPSALMRYRIVISTYMSASLLYAEDVRRGHFSHIFLDEAGQASEPETMIPIANLCLRKTVVVLAGDPMQLGPVIYSKEAETYGLGKSYLERLSESDIYYNGEENYVTKLVRNYRCHPEILYLPSMLFYDSELIACKDDNSAFLDGVNLLPNRDFPVLFFGIQGCDEREGNNPSWFNRIEVSKVVEVISRLTDTGNLSEEDIGVITPYRQQVLKLKNTLESLEMTDIKVGSVEQFQGQEKKVIIISTVRSTIKHNEFDRTYCLGFLSNPRRFNVAITRAISLLVIIGNPHIINRDPHWNMLLWHCADNNSYQGCALPEKEEFVDEDPTQENYLNNDEENPLPSEEVECGQESWQEDYPKPNKDEDEWSDGWKD from the exons ATGGGTGACTTTGGTGGTAAGTGGGATGAGGAATTCTCTACTGTTGGAGACAAAGGAGAAATTGGGTTTCTTGATTTTGGGGACGATCAATCTGTGTGTAGTTACAACCCAGATCAAGAGGGTTCTGTTGTTATTTCTGTCCCATTTCCTATGTCAGGGGGAAACCCGCAATCAATAGTAGTAAGAGAAACCGCTGCAGAGTCGATTACCATCAAGAATACTACTAGTGAACCAGTGACTCTCTGGTCTGTTTCAATTTTTGCCTCAACTCCTGAGAATTCATTCAAACTTTCTCTGATGAAGCCTCCATCTGGAAATGAAACTAGCAGAGGCTATGTAGACTTTTTCACCTTGGAGGACAGGATGATTCAGCCAAGAGAGACCTTGACTGTATGGATCTCTTGCAAACCAAAGGCAATCGGTTTGCACACTTCAGTTATGTATTTTGATGTTGAGAGTACGAGGATAGAACGAGTGGTGTTCCTTATGTGTGATGATAACATATCACAGTCTTTGGCTTCTAGAAGGCCTTATTCAAGGGACAGAAGAAAGAAGCAATTTGGGACCGATGGTACATTTGTTATGGGTGTACGTCCTCCAAAGAAAACAGACAAAGTTTTCAAGAACAGACTTCCTCGATATGACATTCCAAGGGAAGTCAGGGAATTGCTTGAGAAAAAGCAGATCCCTAATGCTGTTGAAGAAGgcctttcaattaaaaattatactgACTTCTTCAAGAATTTAGTATTCATGGAAGAAATACAATTGGAG GAAGACATGAGGGGTCATGACATGGAATGTGTAACTATGAGGAAGAGGGGAGCTCATTTTTTGTCCCTTGAGGTTCCAGGTCTTGCTGAGAGAAGGCCTTCACTTGTCCGAGGAGATGATATTTTTGCCAGGCTTGCCTCTGAAGATGAAAATGAGACTACTTCATATCAG GGTTTTATCCACCGTGTTGAGGCTGATGAAGTTTACCTGAAGTTTGCTCAAGACTTTCACTCGTGGCATAGAGATGGGAATCTCTATAATATACGGTTCAAATATAATCGAGTCAACATGAGAAGGTTATATCAAGCCATTGAAGCCGCAGCAAAGTTAGAGATAGAGTTCCTACTTCCATCTGAGGCCCCTAACATGAGGCTGATTGAAACCACTCCACTGGTGCCTATATCATGTCATCTTAATCCTGAGCAGATGCACGCAGTTGAGATGATCCTTGGCTGCAAAGGAGCACCACCTTATGTGATTCATGGGCCTCCGGGTACAGGTAAGACCATGACTATAGTGGAAGCAATCCTCCAGCTCTACAGAACTCGAAAGAATGCTAGGATTCTTGTGTGTGCCCCTTCAAATAGTGCAGCAGACCACATTCTAGAGAAGCTCCTCAGTGAAAAGGCTGTTAAGGTTCAGGATAATGAAATATTCAGGCTCAATGCACCTACCCGTAACTATGAGGATATAACACCTAATATTATCCGCTTTTGCTTCTTTGATGAGCATATCTTCAAGTGTCCTCCACCAAGTGCCCTCATGCGATATAGGATCGTCATATCGACTTATATGAGTGCCTCTCTTCTTTATGCAGAAGATGTCAGGCGAGGCCacttctctcatattttcttGGATGAGGCTGGCCAAGCTTCAGAGCCAGAAACCATGATTCCTATAGCCAATCTCTGTCTAAGAAAGACAGTTGTTGTTCTTGCTGGAGATCCCATGCAGTTAGGTCCAGTAATATACTCTAAAGAGGCAGAAACTTATGGATTGGGGAAATCGTACTTGGAAAGATTGTCTGAATCTGACATTTACTATAATGGGGAGGAAAATTATGTTACAAAATTGGTGCGGAACTACAGATGTCACCCAGAAATTCTTTATCTTCCTTCAATGCTGTTCTATGATAGCGAATTAATTGCATGTAAAGATGACAACAGTGCCTTCTTGGATGGGGTGAATCTCCTTCCTAACAGGGATTTTCCTGTTCTTTTCTTTGGTATCCAAGGTTGTGATGAGAGGGAAGGAAATAATCCATCGTGGTTTAACCGAATCGAGGTAAGCAAGGTAGTAGAGGTCATCAGCCGACTGACTGATACTGGAAATCTGAGTGAGGAAGATATTGGCGTGATAACACCTTATCGGCAGCAAGTGCTAAAACTAAAGAACACCCTTGAAAGTTTGGAGATGACAGATATCAAGGTTGGAAGTGTTGAACAATTTCAAGGTCAAGAGAAGAAAGTAATTATTATATCTACTGTCCGCTCAACAATCAAACACAATGAATTTGACCGAACGTATTGTTTGGGATTTTTGAGCAATCCAAGAAGGTTTAATGTGGCTATAACCCGTGCCATATCTTTGTTGGTCATAATCGGTAATCCACACATCATCAACAGG GACCCCCACTGGAACATGCTTTTATGGCATTGTGCAGACAACAACTCATATCAGGGTTGTGCTCTCCCCGAAAAGGAGGAGTTTGTTGATGAGGATCCCACACAGGAAAATTACTTGAACAATGATGAAGAAAATCCTCTACCATCTGAAGAAGTTGAATGCGGTCAAGAGTCTTGGCAAGAAGATTATCCTAAACCTAATAAGGATGAAGATGAATGGTCTGATGGCTGGAAGGATTAA
- the LOC142624272 gene encoding non-specific lipid transfer protein GPI-anchored 25, translated as MTLQLIVLGVTSMLLLIAAAPPPPPQRLPPPSSCSDELVLFSPCLPYVSSPPNNLSNTASDSCCDAFSSALNSTNGVCLCYLVRQPSILGFPVNDTRVLSLSSVCPIGEDNNSSIKIGSLESLCSGSPALPPLRSTTNASVVTNHSASGLNDVHSPPNQFAKTPPTQQNSSLEPARISSATTSKQLCSSYSCFASGIVILLVPISIHLYSSCNL; from the exons ATGACTCTGCAGCTCATTGTTCTCGGTGTCACCTCCATGCTCCTCCTCATTGCGGCGGccccaccaccaccgccacagCGATTGCCACCGCCTTCAAGTTGCTCCGACGAGCTTGTTCTGTTCTCACCATGCCTGCCCTACGTCTCCTCTCCACCAAACAACCTCTCCAACACTGCCTCCGACAGCTGCTGCGATGCCTTCTCCTCGGCTTTAAACTCTACCAATGGTGTTTGCCTCTGTTACCTTGTCCGGCAGCCTTCAATCCTCGGGTTTCCTGTCAATGACACAAgagttctctctctttcttcagtTTGTCCCATTGGAGAAGACAACAACAGTTCCATAAAGATTGGATCTTTGGAGTCACTTTGCTCAG GGTCACCAGCATTGCCTCCTCTGCGGAGCACAACAAATGCCTCAGTAGTTACAAATCATTCTGCTTCTG GTCTTAATGATGTTCATTCTCCACCAAATCAGTTTGCTAAGACACCACCCACACAACAGAACTCATCACTAGAACCGGCTAGAATTTCATCGGCCACAACCTCAAAACAACTTTGTAGCAGCTACAGTTGCTTCGCATCCGGCATAGTGATTCTCCTTGTTCCCATCTCCATTCATCTATACTCATCGTGCAACTTATAA
- the LOC142626062 gene encoding pectinesterase-like, protein MTMASKLSPLCNTFLLFMLFSCSPSLASSSTSPSTICNSTPHPSFCKSNLPPHELSTIHDYGRYFLHQSLSSAKDFLSLVKSYPIFHASYSKPTVHALKDCQILADLNVDFLSKTFQTISSTKSLNSMQTEDLHTLLSATLTNQETCSDGLQELTSELDSSLKNGLLGPLSNGTKLHSISLALFKHGWLPKINPESFPWPTEKKHIMFPNMEKIMKGLSPLKLSISGRRLLQTTFGNVLVSQTVFVNPDGSGDFTTINDAVAAAPENTDISDGYFVIYIAAGVYNEYVSVDSNKHYLMMIGEGIGRTVITGDHNYEDGWSTFDSATFAVVGQGFVAKEITFRNTAGPSKYQAVAVRNGADLSTFYRCSFEGYQDTLYTHSLRQFYKECDVYGTIDFIFGNAAVVFQDCNIYLRLPLHGQYNVITAQGKTDPNQNTGTSIHLCSIRAAEELSDTETYLGRPWKEYSTTVYIQSFMDSLINPLGWHTWNETDFAIDTLYYGEYGNTGSGSDTSSRVTWPGYHVMNEDEANQFTVCNFIQGDEWLPATQGPYTCGLL, encoded by the exons ATGACAATGGCTTCCAAACTCTCCCCATTGTGCAACACTTTTCTCCTATTCATGCTCTTCTCCTGCTCTCCATCTCTTGCTAGCTCCTCTACTTCCCCAAGTACCATTTGCAACTCCACACCCCACCCATCATTCTGCAAATCCAACTTACCACCACATGAGCTCAGCACCATTCATGACTATGGCCGGTACTTCCTTCACCAGTCCTTATCATCAGCAAAAGACTTTCTTTCGCTAGTCAAATCATACCCAATATTCCATGCCTCATATTCTAAACCAACCGTTCATGCCCTCAAAGATTGTCAGATTTTAGCTGACTTGAATGTGGACTTCTTGTCAAAAACTTTTCAAACTATTAGCTCCACAAAAAGTCTAAATAGCATGCAAACCGAGGATTTGCATACATTGCTTAGTGCCACTTTGACAAACCAAGAAACATGTTCTGATGGCCTGCAAGAGTTAACATCTGAGTTAGACTCTAGCCTTAAAAATGGTCTCTTGGGTCCTCTCTCTAATGGAACTAAGCTTCATAGCATATCACTTGCTCTTTTTAAGCATGGTTGGCTTCCAAAGATAAATCCAGAGAGTTTCCCATGGCCAACAGAAAAAAAGCACATAATGTTTCCCAATATGGAAAAGATAATGAAGGGTCTTTCGCCTTTAAAATTGTCCATATCTGGAAGAAGGTTGCTTCAAACAACTTTTGGCAATGTATTGGTGAGCCAAACGGTGTTTGTGAACCCAGATGGTAGTGGAGACTTCACCACTATCAATGATGCTGTGGCTGCTGCACCAGAAAATACTGATATTAGTGATGGATACTTTGTCATTTACATTGCAGCCGGGGTTTATAATGAGTATGTTTCCGTCGACTCTAACAAGCACTATTTGATGATGATTGGGGAAGGTATTGGCCGGACTGTGATCACAGGCGATCacaattatgaagatggttgGAGTACATTCGATTCTGCAACATTTG CTGTAGTTGGGCAAGGTTTTGTTGCAAAGGAAATAACCTTTCGTAACACAGCCGGACCAAGCAAGTACCAAGCTGTGGCTGTACGAAATGGGGCTGACCTGTCCACATTTTATAGATGCAGTTTTGAAGGCTATCAAGACACATTATATACCCATTCTCTTAGGCAATTTTATAAAGAATGTGATGTTTATGGTACAATTGATTTCATATTTGGCAATGCAGCAGTTGTCTTCCAAGATTGCAATATTTATCTACGACTTCCGTTACATGGCCAGTACAATGTTATCACTGCGCAAGGCAAAACAGACCCAAATCAAAATACTGGGACTTCCATACATCTTTGTAGCATTAGGGCAGCTGAGGAATTAAGTGATACAGAAACATACCTAGGGAGGCCATGGAAGGAGTATTCAACAACTGTTTATATACAATCTTTCATGGATAGCCTAATTAATCCTTTAGGTTGGCACACATGGAATGAAACTGACTTTGCTATTGATACATTATATTATGGGGAATATGGTAACACGGGGTCAGGATCAGACACTAGCAGCCGAGTTACATGGCCTGGTTACCATGTCATGAATGAAGATGAGGCAAATCAGTTCACTGTTTGCAATTTTATTCAAGGAGATGAATGGTTGCCTGCAACACAAGGGCCTTACACTTGTGGTTTACTATAA